The Liolophura sinensis isolate JHLJ2023 chromosome 12, CUHK_Ljap_v2, whole genome shotgun sequence genome segment ttcaatgagaatgtctatGGATCTaagtttttttacattttttaatgtCCCGGCTGAGCCCTGAAGAGCCCGTTTTAAAAGAAAGGAATGAATTTTTGAGGGCAGGTTTTGTTCACTCTTCATTGAGAGAATAACGAAAGGTGGCCAACTGTCCAGCTTATTATTATGCAAGTCTGACAAGACTTCCaacctctttttatcagcattcgacgaagtcggctgagaggaagacctgatGAATACATTAGAGACAACAGGCCAAAGGTTTAGGAAAGACATAATAGATATATAATCAGAATTCACCCCAAGTGTTACCCACCCACCACAGAGTGCTAACAAGGGCAagcctgaacctggggatacccagtaGGAAACACACCAAGGACTACACACTAGGTATACTCGACTAGATGGCCTTAATGAGCAAATCACAATTCCCACCCAATGAATAAGGTCAAACATTAGACACTTACTAATCGAATCATTCATCCGCCACCGCCTCACATGTAGTCTTGCAAATGAAATTtgagaaatatcatttattcTCTAATGAGTGGTGTTGTGGGCGACCAGAATGCAGAAAGAAAACCAACTGCCACTGgtgagttactgacaaactttttcatATGTGGCTGGTAGAAGAAAAGTGGTCTCAAACAAATGTTATACTGCCCAAACAGCCTCATGATAACCATTctctgcttattgtcaccgaCGCCGCAGGAGTAGTGAGAGCAGATTAATGTGGAAGTTGCCTGACCAAggttgggattgaacctgcatctcGTGTTGGAAgtattgtgtacatgttaaatatttctACACTAAACAATTGAACCTTTTTATCAGTGACTTACACAGAGTCCCCTCTTAACGTCAGCGTCAAGTTTTCTTCTTTCAATCTTTCTACTTCCACTGTTAACTGCACATTCTGAGCCTTAAGAACTGCAGCATTTTCAAACAATTTGTTTTCTGCAAGTCAAGAAAGAACAAAAAGTCACATCAGTTCACATTCTATtaaaaatgtctgtttcatgTTCTTCGTTAAATCCGTGCCTTGTATTTAACAAgatttaatgataataattCCCTGATGTTTAATGTCGGGTTCAGGAACTTTCTACCTATGACTAGACAGCAGGTTAATTAATTTGATCAGTAAGATTCAGTTGGCAAAAATGACAGAAATGAGTAGGGGAGGTTAGTCTTGTTGTCATGAATGGGAAGGAAGTCAGAGTTTGAAAGCCGCACAATGTTTTTTGAGAGACAGGGATGGAACATGGAGGTAGAGTATAGTTTTTACCTCCATGGATGGATAACGATGAAcgtaacaattttaaaatagcaaTATCAGTCCATCCGAACTGATTCGAATTTTCTCTGATGTGAGTTTAATTCTTAAAATTCTGGAATCACATTACGTGTTAGTTCCGTTTTTTAAATTTCTGCTATTCTGGACATTCTACAAAAAATATGACCAAATCTCATTTAGCTTTTGACTTCATTCATGCTTTCATAGTTTTTCTCCATATGTCCATCACTGTAATAATAATCTCTCTTATTAAGGTAAGAGAATTAAGATATATCGTTCGCAAGCCTGGAAATAAATGGAAACCTGGAAGTTGGTGCAGGATACAATGGCAAACATTCCAGCTATTCACAAGTATTAAAAACGTTGCAATGTTATTTACATCTCAATTTTGTCTTGTACCAAATAGATGGCCCCTGTCAAAATGTTGTATGGTACAAGGCACTGTCGTTGTCCTACTGCTTACTTTCACGATTGGTTTGTATTTGTGCGTATCTAAACTCAAAAATGACCTGTGTCTTGCaacattatgttgttgttgaacctGTCAGATGATCTTGACCCTCATGACTATGGCATTGTCGACACAGTCGTCATGGATATCGATGACAGTAAAACCCTGCCTGCCAATTGACGCCAGACTCAAAATACTCACGGGCCTGAATGATACCAACAAAACATCgcgtttgttttttgtttcgaCGTTTTAGGGCCTTCAAGATTTGCTCTTTCCAGTCGCCGCCTTCCGCCATAGTTAACCCTCTACCCATTACATTTTACCCcggataaaataaaattccaaTACAGAAGAATAGAAGCTGTCTTGATTGAGAATTGTGATATTGCCGAAAGGAAGTTAACACATGGGGAATTAAAACTTTTTATCAAGAGATGGATCGCAAAACATCCTTTTCGGCCTTTGAGGAAATAATATCgaaattaatatgaaaaaagTCAAGGGGATGTAGTCCTTGCTTACAAAAAGGCGCcaagagttatttcccttgaaagGGATTCAATGCTTGGTTATGATTAATTCAGCCAGCTCGATGGTCTCCCTACCGACCGaatcaatgaaatataaaacatggaGGCAGTACATTCAACGTTGTTGAATTCCGTTATAATGCCCTAGGTGGAAACAGACCAGATTACTGGCACCATGCAGTAGTATACAGGTGTTATGAAAGTGTGAAGTACTGGTACCATGCATTAGTACACTGGTGTGATGGAGGTGTGAAGTATTGGCACCATGCAGTAGTATACTGGTGTCACGGAGGTGTGAAGTATTGGCACCATGCATTAGTACACTGGTGTCACAGAGGTGTAAAGTACTGGCACCATGCAGCAGTACACTGGTGTCATAGAGGTGTGAAGCATTGGTATTATGTGATGGCATACTGGTGTCATGGAGGTGTGAAGTACTGGTATCATGCAGTGGCATACTGGTGTCATGGAGATGTAAAGCACTGATATTATGCAGTAATATCCATGATATATACTGATGTCATGGGTGTGAAGTACTAGCATCATGCAGTAGTATACTTGTGTCATGGAGGTGTGAAGTACTGCTACCATAAAGTAGTATACAGGTGTCATGGAGGTGTGAAGCATTGGTATTAAGTGATGGCATACTGGTGTCATGGCGGTGTGAAGTACTGGCACCATGCAGTAGTATACTGGTGTCATGGAAATCTGAAGTACTGGTATCATGCATTAGTATACAGGTGTCATGGAGGTGAGAAGTACTGGTGTCATGCATTAGTATACTGGTGCCATGGAGGTGTGAAGTACTGGCACCATGCAGTAGTATACTGGTGTCATGGAAATCTGAAGTACAGGCACCATGCAGTAGTATACTGGTGTCATGGAGGTCTGAAGTACAGGCACCATGCAGTAGTATACTGGTGTGATGGAGGTGTGAAGTACTGGCACCATGCAGTAGTATACCGGTGTCATTGAGGTGTGAAGTACAGGCACCATGCAGTAGAACACAGTTGTCATGGAGGTGTGAAGTACAGGCACCATGCAGTAttacacagttgtcatggtggTGTGAAGTACTGGTACCATGCCTTAGTATACCAGTGTCATAGAGGTGTGAAATACTGGCGCCATGCAGTAGTATACAGGTGCCATGGAGGTGGGAAGTACTGGCACCATGCAGTAGCACACAGGTATTACGAAGGTGTGAAGTACTGGTACCACGCAGTAGTATACTGGTGTGATGGAGGTGTGAAGTACTGGCACTATGCACAAGTATACTGGTGTCATGGGGGTGGGCAGTACTGGTACCATGCAGTAGTATACTGGTGTCATGGAGGAGTGAAGTACTATCATCATGCAGtagatacaggtatatattgGTGTCATGGGTGTGTGAAGTACTAGCATTATGCAGTAGTACACTGGTGTCTTGGACGTGAGATGTACTGGTACCATGAAGTAGTATACAGGTGTCATGGAGGTGTGAAGTACTGATATCATGCAGTGGCATACTGGTGTCATGGAGGTGTGAAGTACTGGTACCATGCAGTGGCATACTGGTGTCATGGAGATGTGAAGTACTGATATCATGCAGTGGCATACTGGTGTCATGGAGGTGTGAAGTACTGGTACCATGCAGTGGCATACTGGTGTCATGGAGATGTGAAGTACTGATATCATGCAGTGGCATACTGGTGTCATGGAGATGTGAAGTACTGATATCATGCAGTGGCATACTGGTGTCATGGAGGTGTGAAGTACTGGTACCATGCAGTAGTATACAGGTGTCATTGAGGTGTGAAGTATTCATACCATGCAGTCGTATAATGGTGTCATGGGTGTGAAGCACTGGTACCATGCAGTGGTTTGCTGGTGTCATGGAGGAGTGAAGAACTGTCACCGTGCAGTAGTATACAAGTGTCATGGAGGTATCATGGAGGTGTGAAATACTGGCACTATGCAGTAGTATACCGGTGTTATAGAAGTATCATGGAGGTATCATGGAGGTGTCACGGAGGTGTCAGGACCCAGCTCAGTTCAAATCGTAAGCACTTGTACTCAACTCGACTGGAGTTGTAGTCCTGTTGTTACGTTTAACTCCTTCATTCTTCAAGTTTTAAACCTGACTTTGGATTGAAACCTGCAGTGACTCTGGTTCAGTTACGTCAGTATTTAGCATACCCAAGCACTCAAGACCCGACAAGTCAGGTTGAGTCATGTAATCGTTTGTGTATGCTGAGCTTTCGTGTTCAGTTTAAGCATTGTTCTTGCTGAAGCTGACACCCTCCGAAGTCTGGATCAAATCCAAGTGATGCTGAAGGGCATAGTTTCCAGTCAGAACATTTTACAGGTAGCTGGTGAAAGTTCAAGGTTGACCCTTGGCACTCAATGCGCTACTtccactttttatttatttgagcgGTCAtaatgccatacccaagaatactTTAATTATacaacagctgccagcattatggcggctGGAAATCGGGCttagcctgggggaaacccacgaccttccgcaggttgctgcataccttcccacgtatggccggaaaggaagtcagcattaATTGGATTCCAACCCACAGTGGCCACATTGGTAACTCCCTTGGTCAAAAAGGCCCCTTCCACACTTTAAGTCCATGTGTATCAACCTCTTAAAATATATGCGAAGTGCAGAAGTGCCCAACTCTTAGGCCTAACCTGTCTTGCAATTATCTTCAGCTAAATGGAGTCAGACAAAACATTAAATGGCTTGTGTCACCAGCATGGCATCCTGCATATGGTAGGGTAGAGGAGCCATCtattcatttgtttggtgttctttggttctttgatttttttctttgatatttcATGCCGGACTAAaaaaatattgcacttatacgatggctgccagcattacggtgggaggaaatggggcagagTCTAGGGGAAACCATTCTTGAATTGGAGAATTGGGATACTTTACTATGCAATACCAGAACTGCCCTAGACTGGAGGAGGCCAACTTTTGAGATCAATGCCTCATAGAGGGCACACTTCTtgtgactatttatttatttatttgattggtgttttacgccgtactcaagaatatttcacttatacgacggctctTGTTACTACAGCAAGCCATAACAATGACGTGTcgacagagaaaaaaaaaattaacaaactcATTTCACAttccatatttattttctttagctggctggtaattttttttttttttacagcaaaccgaagaatttattctttttctcCTTTGCCAGTCACCTTCTTGCTACCTCGTAGACGTCCAGTACGACGGGCGGCAATAAGACCAACCTGCAAGGCAAGGGGAGACAAATCTTAAGATGAGCATGAATGAACAGCAAAGACAATTACATCCCTTTACACATAAAAGAACAGGAGCAGAAATGACTAGAAACGAGAAGCAAACTTCTGTCTGTTCTTTTCATTACAAACCAGTTAACATggaatacatttttattttgttttttaaatcatctgccatggtgtacatgtacttttttcttAACATCCAGTAACATTTAAATAATCAGTTTGCTCAAGTTTTCCTAATATCTTAaatcctcaacattttcgcgtatgaaagagcaactttcagtgcaattcatgcctattgttaatttgattttggagacaaaactacattggataggtttaattaatttcatggcttcacaaaaagtataattttatcagtttactcGAAACAATGTCCTCAGAAATGCAaaaatgcgaaaaggttgaagaattacaccaaaacacatgtaacacaaaacacatgtaacacaaaaGTACCCCTTCCTTTAGGGTATGGTATAAAAACCTGCGTGCAACAAGATTTCACTTAATACGAATCAGACCAGTCTAGGACTGGCAGAAAACAGACCACGCTTTACCACCTATTTCCAGTACTATACTGCCTGAAAAACTTTATCCTTAAATtagtaaatcttcaaccacctctgcaaccaatattttgaaacattctgagagaactatgggttGTTGAGgtataatttgcacagttttatgagtgagtgagtgcttggggtttaacttcgtactcaacaatttttcagtcatatgacgacgaaggaatcattagggtgcatgtacgtgtaatgtgcctccttgttgcaggacggatttccaccgctcttttatttagtgctgcttcactgagacgacttaccgaaggcaagtaagccaccccgcccgagccattatactgatacgggtcaaccagtcgttgcactatccccttcatgctgaacgccaagcgaggaagatacaacttcctcttttaaagtcttaggtgtgactcgattaaggattgatcctggatctaccggttccgaagcggacgctctaccaactgtgctatccggcgggtcagttttatgaagcttgtatctttgGTGACATAAATGCAATAACtgtttgcataaatttcactgatttAATGTGCTTTAGAGGTTGGAAAATTTATAGTATACACCCATCTTCAAAATTCAAACTTTCCAGAGTTAATGAGGGTTTACATGAGCCTTCTAGCAGCTCATGTAAATGTTCTTTCAAAATGGCTGACAAGGTTTTTTGTCATGGTATAATGGTCCAATCCCCATATTAAGTTTGCATAGATCTGTCAAAACCCTCTTCACGGATTTAGCCACATTTCAAACCAAGGTGTCTCACACTTCCAATCTCTCTCaaattaattttgtcagaatatggTATTACAGAAACTTCCCTGGCTAAAATAATGACTCACTTTATCACACATTTCCCAAACACACCCAAGGTACACATTTTCCCAAACACACCCAAGGTACACATTTCCCAAACACACCCAAGGTACACATTTTCCCAAACACATCCAAGGTACACATTTCGCCAACACACCCAAGGTACATATTTCTCAAACAGACCCAAGGTACACATTTTCCCAAACACATCCAAGGCACACATTTTCCCAACACTCCCAAGGCACACATTTTCCCAACACTCCCAAGGCACACATTTTCCCAACACACACAAGGCACACATTTTCCCAACACTCCCAAGGCACACATTTTCCCAACACACCAATGGTACACATTTTCCCAACACACTCAAGGCGCACATTTTCTCAACACACCCAAGGTACACATTTTTTCCCAACACACCAAAGGTACACATTTCGCCAACACCCCCCAAGGTGCACATTTCGCCAACACACCTAAGGCGCACATTTTCCCAACATCTCCAAGGTACACATTTTCCCAACACACCCATGATACACATTTTTTCCCAACACATTTTGCCAACACCCCCAAAGTACACATTTTCCCCCCAACACACCCAAGGTGCACATTTCGCCAACACACCTAAGGCGCACATTTTCCCAACAACCCCAAGGTACATATTTTCCCAACACACCCAAGGTACGCATTTTCCCAACACACCCAAGGTACGCATTTTCCCCACACACCCAAGCTACACATCTCCCCAGCCTACTGAAAGCTCACATTTCCACTCCTGACTTACCTTTCTACCAGCTGACGTATCTCTGCGTACTGTTGAAGCTTTACCAATATGTTGATGGTTACCACCACCGTGGGGATGCTCAACAGGCTGGGGACAGaagaaataatgaatgaatatgaaaataatgacTCTCTAATATGAATGATCTGTTCATGCAGGTGATtattttcgtcattttttttttttttttttttaccagaatcAAATTGATTCTGCTTTATGGGAATCTACCAGAACTTCATTCAAATCTAGCACCACCAAGCAGTTGCTCAAGTGAAGCTTTTAATGTATACAGAACTAAACAGATTTGGAGGATTCATAACTTTAACAAAGTGAAACAATGTATATACTACTGCAATAAAAACAGTAGTTTGAATGAAACTTGTTTACTGGAATAACGGTATATTCCccaagttttgtttttaagagTTATGACACCAGATTCCCGTAGAAAATAAAGCCCTGTCAATGATActatttgtctttaaaaaattgtaaattgatttttggAATGGTTAACTCTGTTGAGGGAGAAACATGTGCTTTCAGAAACAGCCTCTAAACCTGTGAAATCAACACAACAATTCAGGAGCGGCATTCATCATTCACACATGGCTGTCATGCTGAAAACAATTCCTAACTGCATGAGGAAACTATTTACTCAACAACAGGAAATACCTGTAGAAGCATCGAAGGATAATCTTGTAAAATGAATTAGCCCTCTCCAGAAGTAATGGAGAAAATAAGTGACTGTCAAATAAGttcctttttctttatttctcaaGCCTTTGTTTGAAAATGGTTTAGAAAATACTTTACAATATAATACGTTCAAGGGGGATAACTGCAGACTTACGTTCATGGCAACACCTCTGACTTTAGGCCAGCAGTTCCTCTTGGCTTTGTACTTGTAATAGGCTCGTCCAGCCTTCAGGATAGGCTTGTCAATACGACCGCCTCCAGCAACAATACCTGTAACATATCACAGGATACTGAATgagtgatttgtgttgaacacCATACTTAAGTATTTTTAGTTTCActaccaacaacaacactggTAAAAGGGTCATAAAGTCATCTTCCAGGAGAACCCATTTAACTATGAACTTGGCCAGCGACAGATTCAGATGTGTTGTATGGTTCATTCAATCCATATAGTGGTGTTCCACATTGTGCTCTAGAACTTTCAACTCCTATTATGGGGGTCCAATTTATGCGTGATTAAtgcactgctcagagaaaaccCCCCTTTTCCTGGAAGCAGACAAACTTCTTAACAGAATATTCGAAACATTTAGAGTTTCATTTGAACCTgtaacctcattggtcaagggcatGGTAGTACCACCCAGTCAATGCCTTAACCACTGAAggtgtgatatatttattttacttgagTTTATTGTTgtattattatgaaaaataaagaaacataacaaaaaacagTTCAGTAGAAAAGTTAAACTACAGTCAGGGAAACTTCACATGACTTCATTGAGTTTCATCTAACTTCCTGAAAAACTAGAATTTCAGTCTGTATGAGCAGAAATGCAACATGTGAAATAATCTTTCAAGatgaggtgaaaaaaaaaaaaaaaaaaaaaaaaaaagaaaaaacatctgTGCAAGTGCTACCGATCGCCATTTGCGCATTTTGAGaacataatttcagttttgtgaaattattttctgataACATCGCTACCTTGGCAAAGCAGTGTCATCCTACCATGTCAcaagaatatttggtttcaGAGACACTTTTTATTCAATACTGTGTCAGGACCAGGACTTCTGCACTGTCCATCAGAACGAAACTTAAAAAAATTGGAGGGGATAGGAGAGACTGACACTGTCATTATTAacttcacatttttttatttatttcattggtgttttactctgtattcaagaataattcacttatacgacgacggccagcattatgatgggtggaaactgagcagagcccggggaacccacaaccatctgcaggctgctatgtactcaagaagatttcacttgtatgactgcggccagcgttatgatgggagaaaTCTACAGCAATCTGCAGGCATATgtccgcagaggaagccagtctgagCGTGCTGAAATTATAGCGACCGCGCTGGTGAGAGTCGTGCATGACTTTTTTTATTGATTCACTGCTTTGCCTTAAGTTTTCAAGTTGTGAATTGTGTTACGACTATATAATTGTCAAAAGAAGACAATTCTGACCAGGTTAGCCACATTGGCAAAATGGGTAAAAAAGTCTAGCGCTGACACAGTATATTCACACCCTCATTTATTTCAACCTATTTTCAACCAACTTTCTCATACTTTCAGAAGTCAATATTCTAGATCTATCTCTCGCCCAAATGTTTACAGAATAATCCTACACTAACTGCAGATAGCTACCTGTACAACAATGCGACGAGGCTCAGAGCTCAAAATCTCCACATGGTATTTTCAGGTCAAAGTGAAGAAATTTTTGTCTCATCACAGCTTATTTTCTGAATTGAGGAGAAAATACAACCTGCTCTGCAGCTACTGGATTGAAACTTCTTCTTTTCATGAGCACATTATGAGTTAGTAGTAAGCTATTTTCTTGCTCTTAGTTTTCTTGTTAGAACAATTCGCGTTCTCCTGGTTTTCATTCTTAACACTCACATTAGTAGCTTACATTTCCTGAAACTAAAACATAacctcttattttttttttccacttacCAACCATGGCTCTGTTTGTTGATGGAACTACTTTTTTGGAGCCAGATGGCAGCTTGACCCTTGACCTTTTTGTGTCAGGATTGTGGGAGATGACGGTAGCGTAGTTCCCAGAGGCCTTTGCGATCTTGCCGCGATCGCCGGTTTTCTCCTCCATACAGCACACAATGGTCCCCTCAGGCATAGCTCCGACCGGCAGAATATTGCCAATCTGAAGGGTGGCTGCCAAAGTCAAGCATAACAAAAACCTGTAACATTATACTGTTACAAGCCATAATTTGGCATCTGCTAGCCATGTAAACGTGGTGTTTCCTTCAGAGTAAAGTTTCTTTCATCAagattacatatacataagGTTTCATTAGGACAAAACAGCAACCACCCCTTGAAGTTACAAAACTAAAATTAATCTAATAATTCCTAATAAAACCATCAAATAATATTGccaaaatttttctttctttcttgaaGAATTGTGGGTGCACAATAAAGTTGCTTGAAGCCATTAaacaaaactgcaaaaaaaCTTTTCTTCTTTTCCTTAAATGCAGAATGTGTTCAATAAAAACTCTTTAAATCCATCAAATACAATTGCTTAaaaactttctttttctttaaatgcAAGATGGGCTTTCAAAAAAAAGGTTTTTCCACCCAAACATGAATACAAAAAGTTACGGCAGCATGGGAGGAAAGGTGAACAAAATCTTTGTCTCAGAAACAGCCTCTAGCCTGGGAAATCAACATGACTCTTCAGGGATGGCATTCATCCTTGACACAGAAAAATTCGAACCAAAATCTCTTTCCATTTAAGagctttttaattatttcagttCCTGATGTCCTTTATTTATGACCTCACTGTATACAATAGGAGCTAAATTACAGGAATTTGCCTGAACATAAATTGAATGTTAGATGGTGAACTTTTCTGAAGTAAAAGTGTTGTTGTCTAATCAAATTATGCAGGATAAACAAGGGGAGTAGTAAAACACTGGGTGGCGTTAACATCACATGGCAAAATATTCCCactgagaaaatgttttttcttcactAGTCCTGAATAAACACCTACCTAGTCTTTTCATAGTCATAAAACACATCGCACTTAAGTCACATGAACAGGTTGTGTGAATCAATTTCTTAATTCTGATATTTGCAATCTAAAGGCTACAATATAGTGGACCAAACAGTCGTAGAAAATTAATCAATGACACTACCTGATGACTGCAGGTTGGCTCAAAAATTTACATGCTTACAATGGCTTCATTCGTCTGAAGAAATTACCTTTTTTGCCGCAGTAGATAAACTGTCCTGTATACATCCCCTCAGCAGCGATGAACGTTTCCACCCTTTGGCGATAACG includes the following:
- the LOC135479266 gene encoding large ribosomal subunit protein uL2-like, which translates into the protein MGRVIRSQRKGPGSVFKSHTNHRKGAARLRAVDYAERHGYIKGVIRDIIHDSGRGAPLAKVMFRDPYRYRQRVETFIAAEGMYTGQFIYCGKKATLQIGNILPVGAMPEGTIVCCMEEKTGDRGKIAKASGNYATVISHNPDTKRSRVKLPSGSKKVVPSTNRAMVGIVAGGGRIDKPILKAGRAYYKYKAKRNCWPKVRGVAMNPVEHPHGGGNHQHIGKASTVRRDTSAGRKVGLIAARRTGRLRGSKKVTGKGEKE